A section of the Kribbella voronezhensis genome encodes:
- a CDS encoding ATP-binding protein, with product MDREPAINLVDRGAPMSRRRAGGRSTARTVLPLRGRQAECRRLQRLVEAARHGDSQVLLISGEAGIGKSALLDYLVAETAECRVLRVAGVQAEAELVFAGLHQLCAPLLDRLDRIPEPQREALSTAFGLRVGAAPDRFLVGLAVLSLMAAGAAEQPLICVVDDAQWLDRASAQTLAFVGRRLVADPVALVVAMRDPGDDQSYAGLPQLVLRGLLEADARELLAGAIPGPLDERVRDRIIAEMRGNPLALLELPRGLTYAELAGGFRLPEEEDLAGRIEDSFQRRLATLPPAARRLLLVAGVDPTGDPALIHRAASRLGITVDAHDLPEFAGLLDWGRHVTFRHPLARSAVHRAASPEERRQAHRALAEATDPVRDADRRAWHLAYSTEGPDESVAAELERSAGRARARGGLAAAAAFLERATELTPDPPQRVRRAIAAAEVTLQLGVLRSTSALLSIAENGPLNDLQRAQLDLLRAEAAFAASRGHEAPPLLLGAARRLEPLDAQLARDTYLDAISAAMFAGRLASRTGVGVTEVAQAARQRARSPQPDRGDLLLDALAGLFTDGYAAAVPSAQQALRAFRAGDLSSDDGLRWLWLADAIAADQWDDQSWDVLSGRHSRLAREAGALSQLILALNSRIVFELFTGHFRTAMALTDEAAVVTETIGSNLMPYGAVWLAAWRGSEEDALQLITPVSAEAADRGEGIGVTVAQAAGALLANGLGRYEVALVEAQRASESPVELAASNWGLTELIEAAARLGHDDLAADAFARLSEMTSASGTEWALGLEARSRALLSDAAEAEPLYREAIARLRRTGVRTELARATLLYGEWLRRRGRRLDAREQLRSANEMFSVMGAAAFAERAWRELAATGEKARKRTVPSTGRLTARETQIARLARDGLSNPEIATRLFVSPRTVEYHLGNVFTKLGITSRHELNRVPGDVT from the coding sequence ATGGACAGGGAACCGGCGATCAACCTCGTTGACCGCGGCGCTCCGATGTCTCGGCGGCGGGCCGGCGGCCGGTCGACGGCCAGGACGGTGCTGCCGTTGCGCGGCCGGCAGGCCGAATGCCGACGGCTGCAACGGCTGGTGGAGGCTGCCCGGCACGGCGACAGCCAGGTCCTGCTGATCTCCGGCGAGGCCGGCATCGGCAAGTCGGCGCTGCTGGACTATCTCGTGGCGGAGACGGCGGAGTGCCGGGTGCTGCGAGTGGCCGGCGTACAGGCCGAGGCCGAGCTCGTCTTCGCCGGCCTGCACCAGCTGTGTGCGCCCCTGCTGGACCGGCTCGACCGGATCCCGGAGCCGCAGCGGGAGGCGTTGAGCACGGCCTTCGGTCTGCGGGTCGGCGCGGCACCGGATCGTTTCCTGGTTGGTCTGGCCGTGTTGAGCCTGATGGCTGCTGGAGCCGCGGAGCAACCGCTCATCTGCGTGGTCGACGACGCGCAGTGGCTGGATCGCGCGTCCGCGCAGACCCTGGCGTTCGTGGGGCGCCGGCTGGTGGCCGATCCCGTGGCGCTGGTGGTCGCGATGCGCGATCCGGGCGACGACCAGTCGTACGCCGGGTTGCCGCAGCTGGTTCTGCGCGGGCTGCTGGAGGCGGACGCGCGAGAACTGCTGGCCGGCGCGATTCCGGGACCGTTGGACGAGCGAGTTCGCGACCGCATCATCGCGGAGATGCGCGGCAACCCGCTGGCCTTGCTGGAACTGCCGCGCGGCCTCACGTACGCCGAGCTGGCGGGTGGCTTCAGGCTGCCGGAGGAGGAAGATCTGGCCGGCCGGATCGAGGACAGCTTCCAACGCCGGCTGGCCACTCTGCCGCCCGCTGCTCGCCGGCTGCTGCTCGTCGCGGGTGTCGACCCGACCGGCGACCCGGCGCTCATCCACCGCGCCGCGTCGCGTCTCGGAATCACCGTCGACGCTCACGACCTGCCCGAGTTCGCGGGCCTGCTGGACTGGGGCCGGCACGTGACGTTTCGTCACCCACTGGCCCGCTCGGCCGTTCACCGTGCGGCGTCGCCGGAGGAGCGCCGGCAAGCACACCGAGCCCTTGCCGAAGCCACCGATCCGGTCCGAGACGCCGACCGGCGCGCCTGGCACCTGGCGTACTCCACCGAAGGGCCGGACGAATCAGTCGCGGCCGAGCTGGAACGATCCGCCGGCCGCGCAAGAGCGCGCGGTGGTCTGGCGGCGGCCGCCGCCTTCCTCGAACGAGCGACCGAGCTGACGCCGGACCCGCCGCAGCGAGTACGCCGTGCGATCGCCGCGGCCGAAGTCACGCTCCAGCTCGGCGTGCTGAGGTCGACATCGGCACTGCTGTCCATCGCCGAGAACGGACCACTCAACGATCTCCAGCGGGCGCAGCTCGACCTCCTGCGGGCAGAGGCAGCGTTCGCGGCCAGTCGCGGCCACGAGGCTCCGCCACTACTACTGGGCGCCGCGCGCCGGCTCGAACCGCTGGACGCCCAACTGGCCCGCGACACCTACCTCGACGCGATCTCCGCCGCCATGTTCGCCGGACGGCTTGCGAGCCGCACTGGCGTCGGTGTGACGGAGGTGGCTCAGGCGGCGCGACAAAGAGCACGCTCACCGCAGCCGGACCGTGGTGACCTCTTGCTCGATGCCCTCGCCGGCCTCTTCACCGACGGGTACGCCGCCGCTGTGCCGTCGGCGCAGCAAGCGCTTCGGGCTTTCCGCGCCGGCGACCTCAGCTCGGACGACGGGTTGCGCTGGTTGTGGCTGGCGGATGCCATCGCCGCGGACCAGTGGGACGACCAGAGCTGGGACGTTCTTTCCGGCCGCCACAGCCGGCTGGCCCGGGAAGCCGGCGCACTGAGCCAGCTGATCCTCGCGCTCAACTCCCGTATCGTGTTCGAGCTGTTCACCGGCCACTTCCGGACCGCGATGGCGCTCACGGACGAGGCGGCCGTTGTCACCGAAACGATCGGCAGCAACCTCATGCCGTACGGCGCCGTCTGGCTGGCGGCCTGGCGAGGAAGCGAAGAAGACGCTCTCCAGCTGATCACGCCCGTGTCGGCCGAAGCGGCCGATCGAGGCGAGGGCATCGGCGTCACAGTCGCGCAGGCCGCCGGCGCACTGTTGGCCAACGGACTCGGCCGGTACGAGGTCGCCTTGGTCGAGGCTCAACGGGCCAGCGAGTCGCCGGTGGAACTGGCGGCTTCCAACTGGGGGCTGACCGAGCTGATCGAGGCGGCCGCCCGTCTGGGCCACGACGACCTCGCCGCCGACGCTTTCGCTCGCCTCTCGGAGATGACGAGTGCGAGCGGCACCGAGTGGGCGCTGGGACTGGAGGCCCGGTCCCGTGCGCTTCTCAGCGATGCCGCCGAGGCCGAGCCGCTCTATCGCGAGGCGATCGCACGCTTACGTCGTACCGGGGTGCGGACGGAGCTGGCGCGGGCCACCTTGCTGTACGGCGAATGGTTGCGGCGGCGCGGACGCCGGCTGGACGCTCGGGAGCAACTGCGGTCGGCCAACGAGATGTTCTCGGTGATGGGTGCCGCAGCGTTCGCCGAGCGAGCCTGGCGTGAGCTGGCCGCGACGGGGGAGAAGGCGCGCAAGCGGACCGTTCCCAGTACCGGGCGGCTGACGGCACGCGAGACCCAGATCGCGCGCCTGGCGCGCGACGGCCTGTCCAATCCCGAGATCGCCACCCGGCTGTTCGTGAGTCCGCGCACTGTCGAGTACCACTTGGGCAACGTCTTCACCAAGCTCGGCATCACCTCCCGGCACGAGCTCAACCGCGTACCGGGCGACGTCACCTGA